The genomic window AAAGGAAAAGCTCATGACCTCAATGAATTCGTGCGGATAAAACTCGTGTTTCCCTAAGGGCAATTCCTGACTCATTTCTTCCTCGTTCCAACAAATCCGATCTTCCGTTTCAAACGCTTCGGATCGCGCATGATCTCGCCTAATAACTGAAACACGACATCAAAATCGCCCTCATGCTTTGCGGCGACCTTTGCCAGTTGGTCAACCCGTTTCGCCAAATCTTTGTGCAATGCCAAAACAGCCCGCATCTTTACAAAAGCCCGCACGACAACGATACTAGCCTCAACCGCCGTCGGGCTATTAAGAATGCTCGCAAGCATAACCGCACCATGTTCGGTGAAAGCGAATGGAGCGTATTTGATATTCGAACCGCGTTTTGAGCCGCTTTTGTTCAAGGTCACAGTTTGTGACCTTGAAGCTTCCAGCTGTGATATCTCATCTTCGGTAAGTTCAAATAAGAAATCATCAGGAAATCGATGTCGATTCCTCCTAACCGCCTGTTTCAATACGCGCGTTTCGACCTTATAAACCTCAGCTAGATCACTGTCCAACATCACGCGTTGCCCACGGATGACGTAAATTTTATTTTCGACCTCTTGCATTACGGCCAAAGCCTGATTCTGTTCGGTCTCTTTGCTCATTTTATTCTTGAACAGTCCGATTACGATCTGGAACTGCAACTTCTGCGATCGGACGACTGACCGCTGTCCAACGGCTACTAATCCGTTACGCTGCAAAGCCCGGTGATCGGCTGATGCAGCATCGTTATCCCTTCGTTATAGTCTTCGGCGACGGCTTCGGTTATATCGCCAATGGAACAATTTTCGACTTCAATATCTTCCGGTCGCGCGTAATCAGCGGTATTTTTTCAACAAGGCTCGTTGCCGCGATGATCTCGTCTGCCGGATCGGATTGAAAATCAAGCGCGGTGCTAGCGCGGGCGATCTCCAAGGTTATTGGATAAACCGTTGCCTGTCGAAGAAATCTTCTGAATGCAACGCCATCAACATCAATGGAAATCCGTTTCTGTTGTACGAGTTTTGAAATTTCCCACAAAACGATGCCCGAAATAGCAACAGGTACGCCTTCGAGCAAGTCGAGTTCGCGCACCGAGAGATCGCCGATCAATCCATCTACAACTATGTGCGTGTCAAGATTCAGCATCCCATTTGATTCCAGTCGACATTATGTCCCCATGTATCTTGATCTGCCCTTTCATCGAGCCTATCCATTCGGAGTTGTTGGGCTTAATTGGTATGACTTTGGCGACCGGTTTACCTCGCTTCTCAACGACGATGCCCTCGGCCTCTAGATTGTCAAAGATACTTAGGCATTTTGCCTTAAATTCCGTTACGCTAATTGTTCGTGTTTTAGCTTTCATAACACAAATCTTATCATAATGACCAGTCAGGTGACCAGTCATTTTAATCCGTCACGCTGCAAAGCCCAATGATCGGCTGGTGGAGCATTGTGATCTCGGCGTTGCGGCCCATATATGATCGTGCCATTTCAATTGCCTCGGTCAGGTTGTCGGCGCGTTCCCAGCCGAGCATTTCGGGGACGTGAGCATTCTCGGCACCCGCGACTATAACTTTGCCGACGTGCTGACGCCCATTTTCGCCCCAATACCACATAAAGAACGGGTGCGCGCCGTGATAGGCATTGCCGCGGCGATACATCTCGACATAAGCCGGATTTGAAGCGAATTCACGCTCGTATTTCTCACGCAGATAGAAGGCGTCACGCGATTCGGGCAGCAGGCGATGAAAGAATTCGATATATGACGGGTGAAAATTATGATCGAACTCGTCAAAGCACGGATGCGTGATGACCATCACGCCGCCCTTTCGCAGCAGCGGCTTGTTGCGATACATATTGAAGTGATAGCCGAGGGCCATCACCTGCACGAGCAGCGGATTGAGCGCCGAATAGACATTGTAGGGCGAAATGTCCGGAATGCCCGAGATCAGGATGTCGCACTGCCCCTTGACCGGTATCTCGTACTGCCGATAATTCAGCTCGAGTATCCTTTCGTGAACAGGTTCGGTACGGCCCGCAAAACAGCCGATCATCTCGTATTGTGCCGGTATCGCATGCAGCATCTTTCGGCGTGCGGCACGCGGCAGCTTTGAGAACGTGCGTTTCATCGCTTCCCACTTGAGGCGGTCGGCGAATGAGAATTCGTCCTCGTTCCGCGTGAGTATGTCGTAGCCCTCGCCGAACATCCGATTGTTAAGAGCCGTCTCGATATGAAAGACCTTGCAGGCCTCGTCAACGAGCTTGCCGAGCCGGATGACCTTGTGATTGAGCGCCGACTTCGGCGGATCCATGTACGAGTCAGAGTCGCGTATCGTCTGCGGTTCGTGGTGCGCACGCAGCGACTCGTAATCGCACAGCCCGACCGCGACAGACTTATGTCCGCCGTCCATTGGCACAAAATTGACGTTGGCGTAGATCAGCAGGTCGCTCTCGATCGCACGCTTATTCACGCGAAGCGGCTCATTGTGCCGCGTGTGGCCGAGGGTGATCAGGTTGTCGTCGTCCTCGGCATCGTGGTTGTAATATCGGTCAGGGTAGAACTCGTCGAATATCTTCGAGCCGACCATCCGCTTCATCTCCCACTCGGTCATCTTGCGGTGGAGCGAATTCGCGATGATCAGGTGGATATCATCAACTCCGTTCGCCGCACACATATCCAAGATGACCTCAAGCATCGTCTGCCGTATGTCGGGCGTCGCCATCGGCGGCAGCGGTATGCTGATGTCGTCAAGCGCGATCGTTACGCGCATTCCCGGTTCGAGCAGCGCATACAGCGGCTCCATCTCGAACGGATGATTTACCGCATAGCGTATCGCCGCCTCGCGGTTCGGCAGGCCTTTGATCGGCGGATTCGGATAGATCACCCGCGTCCCTACCGGTATGTCCTCAAGGATGAAATCCTCGCCGTTCGGCATGATCCGCGGCGCCGAATCCTTGTCAATGTACACGATCGACTCGTGCGTTTTTCGTCTTAGCTGAAGTGCCATAATTTCTTAGCCCGCATCGCGGGCGGCTAGCATAAAGCCTAGGGCGTCAGCCCTAGGAACTCGTCAACAAATCTCACCCAAGCCCGCAGCCACGGGCGGCAGCGTCCCGATCTCTAAATACCTTTCATCAAACTCGACCCCGTTCTTAACCAGCAACTCAATGAACTCGTCCCGAAAATCGCGCTTCGCGTGATGAACCTCCTGTTCGGCAATGTATCGACGAACCTTCTCGATTTGCGACGCACTGACGGTAAACGCGCCATATCCACGCTGCCAAGCGAAATCTTTCGTTTCAGGAAATACATCGTGCATCCATCCACTTGAATTTGCTTTAATGTCTCTGAGCACATCGGATAGTGCCTTGTCGGGCCGCAGTTTTGCCAAAACGTGAGTATGATCAGGCATACCGTTTATCTCCAGAAAAATACCACCGAGATTTCGAATGATCCCGCCGATGTATTCATACAGCCGCACTTTCCGTTCCCCCGTAATTAGCTGTTGTCTCTCCTTCGTCCCGAAGACGATGTGATAGATCAAATTTGTGTACGACTGACCCATTTGTTTGACGCTGCCGCCCGCTTTGCGGGCTTTACCAATTTCCAATCCGTTTCCTGGGGCTCACGCCCCAGGCTTTATGCTTGTCACCCGCGTTGCGGGCAGCAGAGATCATTTCAGATCCAAGATCGCCCAGTCGTGTTGCAGGGCCGTTTGTTTCAGGCGAAAGTCGGGGCAAACGGCGACCGGATGACCGACGATCGAGAGCATCGGCAGATCGGATATCGAATCCGAATATGCATAAGACTCTGACAGATTTATGTTCTCACGCTCGGCGTATTCGCGTATCCACTTCGCCTTTGTCGCCGAAGCCATCACCGGCGGCAGAACGCGGCCCGTCGCATAGCCATTGACGAATTCGAGGCGGTTCGCAACATAATCATCAATGCCGAGATGATCCATCAATTTCGCGATGGTAAAGTCCAACGCGCCGGTCAGCACGACCTGCCGCTGCCCGATCTTCTTTCCCTGTGCGATCAGTTCTTCAGTGCCCGGAAAGATCGCAGGCTTCAGCACTTCCTCAAAAAGTTCGTCAGAAAAATACCGAAGCCGATCTTGCGAAAAGCCCTCGTAGCTGCGGAAGAAGACCTCGTTAAAGACGTTGCGCGAATACAGGTCGGTAACGCCGAAAAACGGCAGCTTTACGAGCGTCTCGACACTCTTGCGCGCGGTCTGCCAAAGCCCTTGCTGCCGCTTTGCGTAAAATGCGAGCGTGTGGACGAGGTTCGTGCTTACCAGTGTGCCTTCAAGGTCGTAAAATGCCGCCGCTTGTCCGTTTTTATTCATAGACGCGATGTGCTATCGTAATCTCACCCAAAAATGGCCCGGACCTGATAGTTAACAGAGCTTATATTAGCACCGATCCGAGCGAAGCAATAGGATTTTGAGCAACTCATTACAAAATAATTACATTTTGTAATTACATTGTAAATACATCATATGCGGCGAGCACTCTTTCCCGGCTCTTTTGACCCATTAACGAACGGCCATCTCGACATTCTTCGTCGCTCGGCACCGCTTTTTGACGAAATGATAGTCGGCGTGCTGAATAATCCTGACAAAAACCCGATGTTCACCGTCGAAGAGCGTTCAGAGATGATACGCGAGGCGCTGACGCTGATCGACGGCAGCGGCTGCAGGTTCACGGTTGCGAGCTTCTCGGGCCTGACGGCCGAATTCGCCCGCCGATCGGGCGCTTCAGCGATCGTTCGCGGCATTCGCGCCGTGAGCGATTACGAATACGAACTGCGAATGGCGTTGATGAACCGCCGGCTTGAGCCTTCGATAGAGACGGTCTTTCTGATGGCAGGCGAAGAATACTCGTACGTTTCATCGACCCTTATGAAGCAGGTCTTTTTGCTCGGCGGCCGCATCGGAGGCCTCATTCCGCCACAGGTCGAAGCCCGAATGCGAGAGAAACTTGATCCCGGCGCCTGAGAAATGAGTGCAAGGTTGCTCGGGCCGATAAATGCGACCGCCTGATTAGCCATTCCGCCTCGATATGGCACAATAGACAATTATGAGTTCATTCCCTGTTTCCGAAGCAGTTTCGGCGATGCACGGCTCATCGACATTGATCGCGGCGCAGATGGCATCTGAGATGCGGGCGCAAGGCATTGACGTCATTGATCTGTCGGTCGGCGAGCCTGATTTTTTAACGCCTGAGTTCATAAGGAATTACGCGATAGACGGGCTGAATGAGGGCTTTACGAAATACACGCCGGCGGCGGGCCT from Chloracidobacterium sp. includes these protein-coding regions:
- a CDS encoding ORF6N domain-containing protein, producing the protein MQEVENKIYVIRGQRVMLDSDLAEVYKVETRVLKQAVRRNRHRFPDDFLFELTEDEISQLEASRSQTVTLNKSGSKRGSNIKYAPFAFTEHGAVMLASILNSPTAVEASIVVVRAFVKMRAVLALHKDLAKRVDQLAKVAAKHEGDFDVVFQLLGEIMRDPKRLKRKIGFVGTRKK
- a CDS encoding type II toxin-antitoxin system Phd/YefM family antitoxin; this translates as MKAKTRTISVTEFKAKCLSIFDNLEAEGIVVEKRGKPVAKVIPIKPNNSEWIGSMKGQIKIHGDIMSTGIKWDAES
- a CDS encoding type II toxin-antitoxin system VapC family toxin; amino-acid sequence: MLNLDTHIVVDGLIGDLSVRELDLLEGVPVAISGIVLWEISKLVQQKRISIDVDGVAFRRFLRQATVYPITLEIARASTALDFQSDPADEIIAATSLVEKIPLITRDRKILKSKIVPLAI
- the coaD gene encoding pantetheine-phosphate adenylyltransferase, translated to MRRALFPGSFDPLTNGHLDILRRSAPLFDEMIVGVLNNPDKNPMFTVEERSEMIREALTLIDGSGCRFTVASFSGLTAEFARRSGASAIVRGIRAVSDYEYELRMALMNRRLEPSIETVFLMAGEEYSYVSSTLMKQVFLLGGRIGGLIPPQVEARMREKLDPGA
- a CDS encoding DUF2088 domain-containing protein; the protein is MALQLRRKTHESIVYIDKDSAPRIMPNGEDFILEDIPVGTRVIYPNPPIKGLPNREAAIRYAVNHPFEMEPLYALLEPGMRVTIALDDISIPLPPMATPDIRQTMLEVILDMCAANGVDDIHLIIANSLHRKMTEWEMKRMVGSKIFDEFYPDRYYNHDAEDDDNLITLGHTRHNEPLRVNKRAIESDLLIYANVNFVPMDGGHKSVAVGLCDYESLRAHHEPQTIRDSDSYMDPPKSALNHKVIRLGKLVDEACKVFHIETALNNRMFGEGYDILTRNEDEFSFADRLKWEAMKRTFSKLPRAARRKMLHAIPAQYEMIGCFAGRTEPVHERILELNYRQYEIPVKGQCDILISGIPDISPYNVYSALNPLLVQVMALGYHFNMYRNKPLLRKGGVMVITHPCFDEFDHNFHPSYIEFFHRLLPESRDAFYLREKYEREFASNPAYVEMYRRGNAYHGAHPFFMWYWGENGRQHVGKVIVAGAENAHVPEMLGWERADNLTEAIEMARSYMGRNAEITMLHQPIIGLCSVTD
- a CDS encoding HAD-IB family hydrolase, with the translated sequence MNKNGQAAAFYDLEGTLVSTNLVHTLAFYAKRQQGLWQTARKSVETLVKLPFFGVTDLYSRNVFNEVFFRSYEGFSQDRLRYFSDELFEEVLKPAIFPGTEELIAQGKKIGQRQVVLTGALDFTIAKLMDHLGIDDYVANRLEFVNGYATGRVLPPVMASATKAKWIREYAERENINLSESYAYSDSISDLPMLSIVGHPVAVCPDFRLKQTALQHDWAILDLK